The following coding sequences are from one Rhinoraja longicauda isolate Sanriku21f chromosome 7, sRhiLon1.1, whole genome shotgun sequence window:
- the usp12a gene encoding ubiquitin carboxyl-terminal hydrolase 12A isoform X1, with product MKHGGGRMEILMTVGKLASICTMGINASALEKEIGPEQFPINEHYFGLVNFGNTCYCNSVLQALYFCRPFREKVLAYKNQPRRKENLLTCLADLFYNIATQKKRVGVIPPKKFITRLRKENELFDNYMQQDAHEFLNYLLNTIADILQEEKKQEKQNGQLHNGCINDDNGNDIPEPTWVHEMFQGTLTNETRCLNCETVSSKDEDFLDLSVDVEQNTSITHCLRGFSNTETLCSEYKYYCEVCCSKQEAQKRMKVKKLPMILALHLKRFKYMDQLHRYTKLSYRVVFPLELRLFNTSGDATNPDRMYDLVAVVVHCGSGPNRGHYIAIVKSHDFWLLFDDDIVEKIDAQAIEEFYGLTSDISKTSESGYILFYQSRD from the exons gGCATCAATGCCTCTGCTTTGGAGAAAGAGATTGGGCCAGAGCAGTTTCCCATTAACGAGCATTATTTTGGTTTAGTCAAT TTTGGGAACACTTGCTACTGTAATTCAGTCCTTCAGGCACTTTACTTTTGTCGTCCATTCCGAGAGAAAGTCCTAGCCTACAAGAATCAGCCAAGGAGAAAGGAAAATCTACTCACCTGCTTGGCAGATCTCTTCTACAACATAGCCACGCAAAAGAAGAGAGTGGGCGTGATACCTCCCAAGAAGTTTATAACAAGACTACGAAAAGAAAATG AACTTTTTGATAATTACATGCAACAAGACGCTCACGAGTTCCTTAACTACCTGTTAAACACTATTGCTGATATCCTGCAGGAAGAGAAAAAACAGGAAAAACAAAACGGACAGCTGCATAATGGTTGTATCAATGACGACAATGGCAATGACATACCGGAACCAACTTGGGTACATGAGATGTTTCAAGGGACATTAACTAACGAAACCAGATGTCTTAACTGTGAAACT GTAAGTAGCAAAGATGAAGACTTTTTAGACCTTTCCGTTGATGTGGAGCAGAACACTTCAATTACTCATTGCTTGAG AGGGTTTAGTAATACAGAGACGCTGTGTAGTGAATACAAATACTACTGTGAAGTATGCTGCAGTAAACAGGAAGCTCAAAAAAG GATGAAAGTAAAAAAGCTACCTATGATTTTAGCTCTTCATCTGAAACGGTTCAAATATATGGATCAGCTGCATCGATACACAAAACTATCTTACAGAGTCGTCTTTCCTTTAGAACTTCGATTGTTCAACACGTCAGGAGATGCTACCAACCCGGACAGAATGTATGACCTTGTTGCAGTAGTGGTGCACTGTGGAAG TGGTCCGAACCGAGGGCACTACATTGCAATAGTGAAGAGCCATGACTTCTGGTTGCTGTTTGACGATGATATTGTAGAG AAAATAGACGCCCAAGCCATTGAGGAATTCTATGGACTGACTTCTGATATCTCTAAGACCTCTGAATCTGGTTATATCCTTTTCTACCAGTCCAGGGATTAA
- the usp12a gene encoding ubiquitin carboxyl-terminal hydrolase 12A isoform X2, translated as MKHGGGRMEILMTVGKLASICTMFGNTCYCNSVLQALYFCRPFREKVLAYKNQPRRKENLLTCLADLFYNIATQKKRVGVIPPKKFITRLRKENELFDNYMQQDAHEFLNYLLNTIADILQEEKKQEKQNGQLHNGCINDDNGNDIPEPTWVHEMFQGTLTNETRCLNCETVSSKDEDFLDLSVDVEQNTSITHCLRGFSNTETLCSEYKYYCEVCCSKQEAQKRMKVKKLPMILALHLKRFKYMDQLHRYTKLSYRVVFPLELRLFNTSGDATNPDRMYDLVAVVVHCGSGPNRGHYIAIVKSHDFWLLFDDDIVEKIDAQAIEEFYGLTSDISKTSESGYILFYQSRD; from the exons TTTGGGAACACTTGCTACTGTAATTCAGTCCTTCAGGCACTTTACTTTTGTCGTCCATTCCGAGAGAAAGTCCTAGCCTACAAGAATCAGCCAAGGAGAAAGGAAAATCTACTCACCTGCTTGGCAGATCTCTTCTACAACATAGCCACGCAAAAGAAGAGAGTGGGCGTGATACCTCCCAAGAAGTTTATAACAAGACTACGAAAAGAAAATG AACTTTTTGATAATTACATGCAACAAGACGCTCACGAGTTCCTTAACTACCTGTTAAACACTATTGCTGATATCCTGCAGGAAGAGAAAAAACAGGAAAAACAAAACGGACAGCTGCATAATGGTTGTATCAATGACGACAATGGCAATGACATACCGGAACCAACTTGGGTACATGAGATGTTTCAAGGGACATTAACTAACGAAACCAGATGTCTTAACTGTGAAACT GTAAGTAGCAAAGATGAAGACTTTTTAGACCTTTCCGTTGATGTGGAGCAGAACACTTCAATTACTCATTGCTTGAG AGGGTTTAGTAATACAGAGACGCTGTGTAGTGAATACAAATACTACTGTGAAGTATGCTGCAGTAAACAGGAAGCTCAAAAAAG GATGAAAGTAAAAAAGCTACCTATGATTTTAGCTCTTCATCTGAAACGGTTCAAATATATGGATCAGCTGCATCGATACACAAAACTATCTTACAGAGTCGTCTTTCCTTTAGAACTTCGATTGTTCAACACGTCAGGAGATGCTACCAACCCGGACAGAATGTATGACCTTGTTGCAGTAGTGGTGCACTGTGGAAG TGGTCCGAACCGAGGGCACTACATTGCAATAGTGAAGAGCCATGACTTCTGGTTGCTGTTTGACGATGATATTGTAGAG AAAATAGACGCCCAAGCCATTGAGGAATTCTATGGACTGACTTCTGATATCTCTAAGACCTCTGAATCTGGTTATATCCTTTTCTACCAGTCCAGGGATTAA